Proteins encoded within one genomic window of Trichoderma asperellum chromosome 2, complete sequence:
- a CDS encoding uncharacterized protein (EggNog:ENOG41~TransMembrane:1 (o954-976i)), protein MDSAQSYMADEGKSSKRGRLMGKLFGGKDRKLEESNNASNLDAFLSSADTLNVTHPPPPLPPTVALPKLDTSISRFPQALAVNQQAQQNRPLAPGAGVEVRSPKRSPRPSRKGLAVKFTETYPDVIGEGGDECENPTIEISRRKGQQSSPPPMPPQNRPKPPSSRPSYSNSDISSAQDDFVPKPISRVQTSFSSIYSPDADTKTLPKTRTNSSLGVDRQNSLDPGRNLSPGGFLGAPGGRNDENRKSFIEVQNAQMALAEGRAFAKAVRTASAASEHDWGEKKLPSSRELNDSPEPTSPEAQIKPTEYSPVTSMSTNSSAHASPNNPNPPKQMPRRPSGTQNEPASRPPPSMASRALSVRVTDAAAANEALKTFIARSRHLFALFRLHAEQVRPLGSCTQSQLARGSLWWFLKGRMGLEAAIRDRPTTPQSQMQLDLDRQQAHSNLAKSYWLCQEVLPDIVESQGQAPDPEVADVAKNLVTALTKLAISMKRNEILPPEDAVLPQTIDKSIWVEYPPLSQDLVALMTGNWGGGLTAMQHPMTYLELLDAFPVGDTAETFCYGRMSADVFLMEQGRENKQLRFPCMVSLVRPSKHNGLIFVVSSQDGNIQLPIQDRTKGTGPSWGDIRWRPETSSFDLRLPRGFKLALQLSQSDYKMLYNMYDYATKLQATLQPRPDEQVVFRNNLRSFQYLDADPNSRAFPKEPIPSCDVALFEKLRKENGPQGQRTWHTGFRIAVVTGPKTRTACGVSHSYPPPLPVQFGFFRAEGDLPAFSVKFENGRQKGRMVMVFSDEKERNRFHSLLTGTSVEPGEKVFADVPITGVTIAQSLREPLGMSPFSRLQWKAGRVVNDEYGAEGEEAPTVLADRLRIVLEHQYGTITDRINVEPGELRMRLEVSNARVLKLLRQPQQDMTIAVAESQVGKDVPRNMWDSLQLIKTNQTIRSIEFNNLKDLHAFQYAVFGFEVIFDSLAVTFAIARRRMVVPIHKKWEAGYTRIQVIRQEDKQLQLLAFFEEFSHGHCMNFVLKQTDLYEAFHRSGKSGIRFIDAKFPLPRLPADKDGDYDDMAFVCLDLPDLPGEHDDISIMFENEEDRDRLAQCLPAPIKGSSRISRVK, encoded by the exons ATGGACAGCGCACAATCGTACATGGCCGACGAGGGCAAGTCGTCCAAGAGGGGACGGCTGATGGGCAAGCTGTTTGGCGGCAAGGACCGCAAGCTGGAGGAGAGCAACAATGCATCCAACCTTGACGCCTTCCTGAGCTCGGCCGACACCCTCAACGTTACAcatcctcctccaccgcTTCCTCCCACGGTCGCCCTGCCGAAGCTCGACACCAGCATCTCCCGCTTTCCCCAGGCCCTGGCCGTCAACCAGCAGGCCCAGCAGAACCGTCCTCTCGCTCCAGGCGCTGGCGTCGAAGTGCGATCCCCAAAGCGAAGCCCACGACCGAGCCGCAAGGGCCTCGCCGTCAAGTTCACAGAGACGTACCCCGACGTCATCGGCGAAGGCGGTGACGAGTGTGAGAACCCAACCATAGAGATATCGAGGCGAAAGGGCCAGCAGTCGTCTCCCCCGCCTATGCCTCCCCAGAACCGGCCAAAGCCCCCCTCAAGCAGACCCTCTTACTCGAACAGTGACATATCATCGGCACAGGATGATTTCGTACCCAAACCCATATCCCGAGTTCAGACGTCATTTTCGTCCATCTATAGCCCTGATGCCGACACAAAGACTCTGCcaaagacgaggacgaaTTCGTCGCTCGGGGTGGACCGCCAGAACTCTCTGGACCCTGGCAGGAACCTCTCTCCAGGGGGATTCTTGGGAGCTCCAGGCGGAAGGAATGATGAAAACAGAAAGTCTTTTATTGAAGTCCAAAATGCGCAGATGGCATTGGCCGAGGGAAGAGCCTTTGCCAAGGCTGTCCGCACTGCCAGTGCGGCCTCCGAGCACGATTGGggtgagaagaagctgccttCATCCCGCGAGCTGAACGATTCGCCAGAGCCTACATCTCCCGAAGCCCAAATCAAACCTACGGAATACAGCCCTGTTACCTCCATGTCTACAAATTCCAGCGCACACGCTTCGCCAAACAATCCCAACCCGCCAAAACAGATGCCACGACGCCCCAGCGGCACCCAGAATGAGCCCGCATCGCGTCCTCCGCCGTCCATGGCCTCGAGAGCGCTTTCGGTCCGAGTTACCGACGCAGCGGCCGCCAATGAGGCTCTCAAGACTTTTATTGCTAGAAGTAGGCACCTATTTGCGCTATTTCGACTACATGCCGAGCAGGTACGGCCACTGGGGTCCTGCACTCAATCACAGCTTGCGCGGGGTAGTTTGTGGTGGTTCCTGAAGGGCAGAATGGGTCTGGAGGCCGCTATACGAGACCGCCCAACGACACCCCAGTCACAAATGCAGCTGGATCTTGACCGACAACAGGCACACTCTAACTTGGCCAAATCGTATTGGCTTTGCCAGGAAGTCCTCCCCGATATTGTCGAATCGCAAGGTCAAGCCCCAGACCCCGAGGTTGCTGATGTGGCCAAGAATTTGGTCACTGCTTTGACGAAGCTGGCAATTTCGATGAAGCGAAACGAAATTCTGCCACCGGAAGATGCCGTATTACCGCAAACCATCGACAAGTCAATCTGGGTGGAGTATCCGCCTCTAAGCCAGGATCTGGTGGCTTTAATGACAGGCAACTGGGGCGGCGGCCTCACCGCAATGCAGCACCCTATGACCTATCTGGAGCTACTGGACGCATTTCCTGTGGGTGATACGGCAGAGACGTTTTGCTACGGGAGAATGTCGGCGGATGTGTTCCTGATGGAgcaaggaagagagaacaaGCAGCTACGCTTCCCCTGCATGGTTTCCTTGGTTCGACCCAGCAAGCATAATGGACTCATCTTCGTGGTATCTAGCCAAGATGGCAACATCCAACTACCCATCCAAGACCGAACTAAAGGAACGGGACCATCCTGGGGGGATATTCGCTGGAGGCCTGAGACATCTTCCTTTGATCTGCGTCTGCCGCGTGGCTTCAAGTTGGCCTTGCAGCTATCCCAAAGTGATTACAAGATGCTTTACAATATGTACGACTACGCCACGAAGCTTCAAGCGACTCTCCAGCCTCGACCAGACGAACAGGTCGTATTTCGAAACAACCTACGATCATTTCAATATCTGGATGCGGACCCCAATTCCCGGGCTTTCCCCAAGGAACCAATACCTTCTTGCGATGTAGCTCTCTTTGAAAAACTccgaaaagaaaatggcccTCAGGGCCAACGGACCTGGCACACCGGGTTCCGCATTGCGGTTGTCACAGGACCGAAGACGAGGACAGCTTGTGGAGTCTCTCACTCTTATCCTCCCCCGTTGCCTGTGCAGTTTGGCTTCTTCAGGGCTGAAGGAGACTTGCCTGCCTTTTCGGTCAAGTTTGAAAATGGCCGGCAGAAAGGACGCATGGTCATGGTGTTTAGTGACGAAAAGGAGCGAAATCGCTTCCACTCTCTACTCACGGGTACATCTGTAGAGCCTGGCGAGAAAGTGTTTGCTGATGTGCCAATTACCGGCGTCACTATTGCCCAAAGCCTTCGTGAGCCACTTGGCATGTCACCTTTCAGCCGACTGCAGTGGAAAGCAGGCAGAGTGGTGAATGACGAGTACGGCgcggagggagaagaggcccCTACGGTCCTCGCAGACAGGCTGAGGATTGTTCTGGAGCATCAGTATGGTACGATCACGGATAGAATTAATGTCGAGCCTGGCGAATTACGCATGCGCTTGGAGGTTAGCAACGCCAGAGTGCTCAAACTCCTTCGCCAACCCCAGCAGGATATGACTATTGCCGTTGCAGAATCGCAAGTGGGCAAGGACGTGCCGAGGAACATGTGGGACTCGCTGCAGCTTATCAAGACGAACCAAACGATACGATCCATCGAATTCAACAACCTCAAGGACCTCCATGCCTTCCAGTACGCGGTTTTCGGCTTCGAAGTCATTTTTGATTCGCTGGCAGTGACCTTTGCCATTGCGCGACGCCGCATGGTTGTGCCAATCCACAAGAAGTGGGAGGCGGGATACACCAGAATCCAGGTCATCAGGCAAGAGGACAAGCAGCTGCAGTTGTTGGCATTTTTCGAAGAGTTTAGCCATGGGCATTGTATGAATTTCGTGTTGAAGCAAACAGATCTATACGAGGCCTTTCATAGAAGCGGCAAGTCGGGCATCCGATTTATTGATGCCAAGTTTCCTCTCCCGCGGCTGCCGGCCGACAAGGATGGGGATTACGACGATATGGCCTTTGTTTGCCTGGATCTACCGGATCTGCCGGGCGAGCATGATGATATTTCGATCATGTTTGAAAACGAAGAAG ACCGGGATCGCCTCGCGCAGTGTCTTCCAGCCCCTATAAAGGGCTCCTCGAGAATATCACGAGTCAAATGA
- a CDS encoding uncharacterized protein (TransMembrane:2 (i72-104o124-149i)), protein MSRIQIPLDLITSRLNLGDRFQGLRAGPLSGRFSNLRPISEFFDFKRLSKPANFGEVQSRVNYNLSHFSSNYAVVFVMLSLYALLTNWLLMFDIILVVFGMWFIGKLDGRDLEIGSFKATSSQLYTGLLVVSIPLGLIASPFSTLLWLIGASGTAIIGHASFMDKPIDEAFSGEAV, encoded by the exons ATGTCTCGCATTCAGATCCCTCTCGACCTCATCACGTCCCGCCTCAACCTTGGAGATCGCTTCCAGGGCTTGCGCGCGGGGCCTCTGAGCGGTCGATTTTCCAACCTGAGGCCAATCTCCGAGTTTTTCGACTTCAAGCGCTTGTCCAAGCCCGCCAACTTCGGTGAGGTGCAGTCGCGTGTCAACTACAACTTGAGCCACTTCTCGAGCAACTATGCCGTGGTTTTTGTTATGCTCAGCCTGTACGCCCTGTTGACCAACTGGCTACTGATGTTCGACATCATCCTGGTCGTCTTTGGCATGTGGTTTATCGGCAAGTTGGATGGAAGAGATTTGGAAATCGGCAGCTTCAAGGCTACTTCGTCGCAGCTCTACACTGGACTCCTCGTTGTCAGCATTCCCCTTGGACTGATTGCCTCTCCCTTCTCTACCCTGCTCTGGTTAATCGGCGCTTCTGGAACTGCAATTATT GGTCATGCAAGCTTTATGGACAAGCCCATCGATGAGGCTTTTTCCGGGGAGGCGGTCTAA
- a CDS encoding uncharacterized protein (EggNog:ENOG41), which translates to MEAEERRNRRRRQERVAIPLSQFGSMTGSNPVSRQPSGSEAHDGTSPQMGYFPPPSGSRPRPKSTISTSRPTSFHEESSRDPFKYQTAGPRSANAAPKRHGSGQSDFSSMSRHGRPESVSERSRQGSSRRQSSDDTSEEPALVEERSGRTESLSRAAKSREEIVVEVEVESPSGPETAPSRTRSTTRKRSEPAPTKRTVSSRTVTGSGASAGVRRKKRE; encoded by the coding sequence atggaggcggaggagcgAAGAAATCGCAGGCGTCGCCAAGAGCGCGTGGCCATACCACTCTCTCAATTTGGATCGATGACTGGCTCCAACCCGGTATCAAGACAACCTTCGGGAAGCGAGGCGCATGACGGGACCTCTCCTCAGATGGGATACTTTCCCCCTCCATCCGGTTCGCGCCCTCGGCCAAAGTCTACCATTTCTACATCGCGGCCAACCAGCTTCCATGAGGAGTCTTCCAGGGACCCCTTTAAATACCAAACAGCTGGCCCTCGCTCTGCAAATGCTGCTCCCAAGCGCCATGGCTCTGGTCAGTCTGATTTCAGTTCCATGTCACGACACGGCAGGCCTGAGTCTGTGTCTGAACGGAGCCGGCAAGGATCGTCCAGACGGCAAAGCTCCGATGATACAAGTGAAGAACCGGCATTGGTGGAGGAAAGGTCTGGCAGAACGGAGAGTCTGAGTAGAGCAGCAAAGAGCAGAGAGGAAATCGTGGTCGAGGTGGAAGTTGAATCTCCTTCCGGGCCTGAGACGGCGCCCTCTCGCACGCGGTCGACAACCAGGAAGAGATCTGAGCCAGCACCGACGAAAAGGACAGTATCAAGTAGGACGGTTACTGGATCAGGGGCTTCCGCAGGAGTACGAAGGAAGAAGCgggaataa
- a CDS encoding uncharacterized protein (CAZy:GT62~BUSCO:EOG092D2DAM) has product MARPMGSVRLKKANSSTLLLGAVLCIFIIIFLVSPSSPASAGRLSNIVSAQHHLSPPTSPYKSSRSGVQGPPPVTRYDLNKVTVTADPVKNQEHILILTPMARFYQQYWDNLLRLSYPHELITLGFILPKTKEGNQATAALQQQIQKIQNHGAEKDRFKSIIILRQDFDPAVVSQDESERHKLGNQKARREVMAKARNSLLFTTLGPSTSWVLWLDADIVETPPTLIQDLASHDKPVIVANCYQKYYDPETKKMAERPYDFNSWQDSETALKMAEQMGPDDILLEGYAELATYRTLMAYMSNPGSPKDLAIPLDGVGSTALLVKADVHRDGAMFPAFSFYHLIESEGFAKMAKRLGWQPYGLPNYKVYHYNE; this is encoded by the exons ATGGCTCGACCCATGGGGTCAGTCCGCCTCAAGAAGGCCAATTCCTCGACCCTGCTCCTGGGTGCTGTGCTATGCATCTTCATAATCATCTTCCTCGTTTCGCCGTCAAGTCCTGCCTCCGCGGGCAGGCTGTCCAACATCGTCTCGGCCCAACATCATCTGTCGCCCCCTACATCGCCGTACAAGAGCTCGCGATCAGGCGTCCAAGGACCCCCGCCAGTTACGCGATATGACCTCAACAAAGTTACGGTCACGGCCGATCCCGTCAAGAATCAGGAGCACATCCTCATTCTGACGCCAATGGCCAGATTCTATCAACAGTATTGGGACAATCTCTTACGACTGAGCTATCCCCATGAGCTGATTACTCTGGGCTTCATCTTGCCCAAGACGAAGGAGGGAAACCAGGCTACTgcggcgctgcagcagcagattcaaAAGATACAGAACCATGGCGCAGAGAAGGACCGTTTCAAGAGCATCATCATTCTGCGCCAAGACTTTGACCCTGCGGTTGTGTCTCAGGACGAATCCGAGCGACACAAGCTGGGCAACCAAAAAGCCCGTCGCGAGGTCATGGCCAAGGCTCGCAACTCGCTACTCTTCACGACACTAGGCCCATCTACATCGTGGGTGCTGTGGCTCGATGCCGACATTGTCGAGACCCCTCCGACCCTGATCCAGGATCTCGCCTCCCACGATAAGCCCGTCATTGTTGCGAACTGCTACCAGAAATACTACGACCCCGAAACCAAAAAGATGGCTGAGCGGCCCTACGACTTCAACAGCTGGCAAGACAGCGAGACTGCGCTCAAGATGGCTGAGCAGATGGGGCCTGATGACATCCTTCTCGAGGGCTATGCGGAGCTTGCGACTTACAGGACTCTCATGGCGTACATGAGCAATCCTGGTAGCCCCAAGGACCTGGCAATTCCTCTGGACGGAGTTGGCAGCACCGCATTGCTGGTCAAGGCCGACGTGCACCGAGATGGAGCCATGTTCcctgccttttccttctacCACTTGATTGAGAGCGAAGGCTTTGCCAAGATGGCGAAGCGCCTGGGATGGCAACCGTATGGCCTTCCCAACTACAAA GTCTACCATTATAATGAGTAA
- a CDS encoding uncharacterized protein (EggNog:ENOG41) — MSSSQSTPTKVGILSLGDMGAGIARLLIAHGFPVATNGQNRSEDTLERARSAKVELLSSDLELVQQCSVIFSVVPPRDAEATAQRIVDALSGGSQKEPIYYVDLNAVAPSTCKSIVALFEKARVPVRFIDACILGGPPSLKKSSKEGKEAEWDQPSIPISGPHSLSALPDGERLTSVLQLRSISPEIGAASGLKMCFASITKGFTALVTQSFTTAHRLGVSDELKRELDITVPAMLARAEKGVPGMPPKAYRWVREMEEISKTFHEEGHWDRTVFEGIAGIYKAVAEDGVLGQEKIKKRKRGTSIDDVAALMAEGLERKKKKTE; from the exons ATGTCTTCAAGTCAGAGCACACCGACCAAAGTCGGAATCTTGTCACTTGGTGATATGGGCGCTGGCATTGCCAGGCTCTTAATTGCTCATGGGTTCCCCGTAGCTACCAACGGCCAAAATCGGAG CGAGGACACCCTCGAGAGAGCACGCAGTGCCAAGGTCGAGCTACTCTCGTCAGACTTGGAGCTCGTGCAGCAATGTTCCGTCATCTTCTCAGTAGTGCCGCCGCGGGATGCTGAAGCCACGGCTCAGCGAATCGTTGATGCACTGTCAGGTGGTTCCCAAAAGGAACCGATCTACTATGTTGATCTAAACGCCGTGGCACCGTCGACATGTAAGAGTATCGTGGCCTTGTTCGAAAAGGCAAGAGTGCCCGTCAGGTTCATCGATGCCTGCATCCTGGGTGGACCTCCCAGTCTCAAGAAATCAAGCAAAGAGGGCAAAGAAGCCGAGTGGGATCAGCCTAGCATCCCCATCTCGGGGCCTCACTCGTTATCAGCGTTGCCGGATGGAGAACGGCTCACGTCAGTCTTACAGCTGCGCTCTATTTCGCCGGAAATTGGCGCGGCCAGTGGCCTCAAGATGTGCTTTGCGTCAATAACGAAAGGCTTCACGGCGCTGGTTACGCAGTCCTTCACGACGGCACATCGCCTTGGGGTGAGTGATGAGCTGAAGCGGGAGTTGGATATCACGGTGCCGGCGATGTTGGCGAGAGCGGAGAAGGGCGTTCCAGGCATGCCACCAAAGGCCTATCGCTGGGTgagagagatggaggagattTCCAAGACGTTCCACGAGGAGGGCCATTGGGATAGAACAGTGTTTGAAGGTATCGCTGGaatttataaagcagttGCGGAAGATGGCGTTCTTGGACAAGAGAAgattaaaaagagaaagagggggaCCAGCATAGACGATGTTGCAGCGTTGATGGCTGAGGGactagaaagaaagaaaaagaagactgAGTAG
- a CDS encoding uncharacterized protein (EggNog:ENOG41), with protein MILRAYSQAVRSSALRRSVSVLRKSYSSISGSSQTRFTYAVLENEKVSYQELFENVRGKKILDNPDGHNAAVILTTPNFARDLENADLMSQFARLMAGSADVGKFHVLSAVVDHLAAPAGSLRSLQGISVLRGHLDHMLPHLWQPLAPRSKDDADSVSALTFSLGDPSVTLPLARTTFHNSRPSTLLTSEFDLTHNAARLTQQAEKYSQFVKVSLDHDIESLAHLDMWAPLMPLTQPRTVTESFGNIIRGIEVDGNTIPASTELEDIVNKLHKQNASSGVLSGAVGVWAMVTPDRNTSAALEEWLEEAPEPITALPDVDDIRETVKATAQHLKLLHSHGGRLYKILSGGGGWGAKKGLLSLDPQRAHFSLSEEEEMHNFIQSMNGGGFTPEGSQIQFFMSAPVLPENTTEPFTPGVAFGVAGDVAVPKEAEPVNGFVGQHFGALSNSAIYLSGKGLPGGKETKLSVPHSRVYGREPEVKMGAFESFAYGLADAGTIVLAGLKH; from the exons ATGATCCTTCGAGCCTATTCACAAGCTGTGAGAAGCTCGGCTTTACGACGGAGTGTATCTGTTCTTAGAAAGTCGTATTCAAGCATTTCAGGAAGTAGCCAAACAAGATTCACATACGCTGTGCTAGAGAATGAAAAA GTCAGCTATCAAGAGCTCTTCGAGAATGTGAGAGGCAAGAAAATCCTAGATAATCCCGACGGTCACAACGCAGCAGTCATCCTCACAACGCCAAACTTTGCCAGAGACCTCGAAAATGCAGATCTCATGAGTCAATTTGCCAGATTGATGGCCGGTTCCGCGGATGTGGGGAAATTTCATGTTCTAAGTGCCGTGGTCGACCATctcgcagctccagcagggTCACTCAGATCTCTCCAGGGGATATCAGTTCTACGAGGTCACTTGGACCATATGCTACCGCACTTATGGCAGCCGCTAGCTCCAAGGTCTAAGGATGATGCAGATTCAGTATCTGCTTTGACATTTAGCCTTGGAGATCCCTCAGTAACGCTGCCCCTGGCTAGAACTACATTCCACAACAGCAGGCCATCCACGCTTTTGACATCCGAGTTTGATCTGACTCATAACGCGGCTCGACTCACTCAACAGGCCGAAAAGTACTCACAATTTGTGAAAGTTTCACTGGACCATGATATCGAGTCACTGGCACATCTTGACATGTGGGCTCCTCTGATGCCATTGACCCAGCCCCGAACTGTGACTGAAAGCTTTGGCAATATCATTCGAGGTATCGAGGTCGACGGGAATACTATTCCGGCATCTACCGAACTAGAAGATATCGTGAACAAACTTCATAAGCAGAATGCCTCATCTGGAGTTTTATCTGGCGCAGTAGGAGTCTGGGCAATGGTTACCCCTGACCGTAACACATCGGCCGCGTTGGAAGAATGGCTTGAGGAAGCTCCTGAGCCAATAACTGCGTTGCCGGATGTCGACGATATCAGGGAAACTGTAAAAGCCACAGCTCAGCATCTCAAGCTGCTTCACAGCCACGGCGGTCGCTTATACAAGATAT tgagcggcggcggcggatggGGTGCCAAAAAAGGACTGTTGTCTCTAGACCCTCAGCGGGCacacttttctctttcagaagaagaggagatgcaTAACTTTATACAATCGATGAATGGCGGAGGTTTCACTCCCGAAGGCTCACAGATCCAATTTTTCATGTCTGCACCAGTTCTGCCAGAGAATACCACGGAGCCCTTCACACCTGGAGTTGCCTTTGGCGTTGCTGGGGATGTTGCAGTTCCAAAGGAGGCCGAGCCGGTAAATGGCTTCGTAGGACAGCATTTTGGTGCGCTTTCCAACTCGGCCATCTATCTCTCTGGAAAAGGGCTGCCCGGTGGTAAAGAGACGAAACTGAGCGTCCCGCACTCTAGAGTGTACGGTAGAGAGCCTGAGGTTAAGATGGGTGCTTTTGAAAGCTTCGCGTATGGGCTGGCAGATGCTGGGACAATAGTACTAGCAGGCCTGAAGCATTAA